The Desmonostoc muscorum LEGE 12446 genome includes a region encoding these proteins:
- a CDS encoding chemotaxis protein CheW yields MLQGNDSFSSLPINSQFRLENSPQGNNQRFLRFPLNGKVNGLLPLADLRGVIQVALTEILPVPQVAEFLLGIMNWRGEAIWILDLAALLGATHWCRREGVRNSGMAMLVQVQNQTVGLLVEQVNTIEVYDPQERLAVSASMLPARLGSFLQGYFVDSQGSPLMLIDTHVVIQALQPL; encoded by the coding sequence ATGCTACAGGGCAATGATAGTTTTTCTTCGCTACCCATTAATAGCCAATTTCGACTTGAAAACTCTCCCCAAGGAAACAACCAGAGGTTTTTAAGATTTCCGTTGAATGGAAAGGTAAATGGGTTACTCCCATTAGCTGATTTGCGGGGAGTAATTCAGGTTGCACTCACCGAGATTTTGCCAGTACCGCAGGTAGCAGAATTCTTGTTAGGCATAATGAATTGGCGGGGAGAAGCGATCTGGATTCTTGATTTAGCAGCTTTGTTGGGAGCAACACACTGGTGTCGGCGAGAAGGTGTGCGTAACTCTGGTATGGCGATGCTTGTTCAAGTCCAGAATCAAACCGTCGGGCTGTTGGTGGAGCAAGTCAATACCATTGAAGTTTATGACCCCCAAGAGCGGTTAGCGGTTTCGGCATCGATGTTACCTGCTCGGCTGGGCTCGTTCTTGCAGGGTTACTTTGTGGATTCTCAAGGTAGCCCTTTGATGTTAATTGACACCCATGTTGTGATTCAAGCCCTTCAGCCTCTTTAA
- a CDS encoding response regulator transcription factor, with protein MKKVLLVEDSLTESEKMTRYLEQGGYSVYEVRSGEEAQLRLKQQKPDLILLDLILPGQSGFEFCRKLKADPTTKAIPVVICSTKNTDVDKTWGTMSGADGYLVKPVDENTLLQTVNKFIR; from the coding sequence ATGAAAAAAGTTCTTTTAGTTGAAGATAGCCTCACAGAATCCGAAAAGATGACACGTTACCTAGAGCAAGGAGGATATTCAGTTTATGAAGTTCGCAGTGGTGAAGAGGCTCAACTCAGGTTAAAACAACAAAAACCTGACTTGATTCTACTAGATTTAATTTTGCCAGGACAAAGTGGATTTGAGTTCTGCCGTAAGTTGAAAGCCGATCCGACAACAAAAGCAATCCCGGTAGTGATTTGCTCAACTAAAAACACAGATGTTGATAAAACTTGGGGCACTATGAGTGGTGCCGATGGCTATTTAGTCAAACCTGTAGATGAAAATACTTTGCTCCAGACTGTTAATAAATTTATTCGCTAA